A window of the Bdellovibrionales bacterium genome harbors these coding sequences:
- a CDS encoding DnaJ domain-containing protein, whose product MALKYHPDQNQNDKHAEAMFKDVNEAYAILSDAEARRAYDDSLEDTKAPVAPPVKTKSNATIGKNLIYRLNLTLDEGFRGGSKVIQYVRTTKGHRETSTLTIDYPRGVRQEQKLRVRGAGESLSAQQKPGDLIVTIHLLPHAHFQLHGTDIILNVPLSPLDLILKNLAVPTLQGPVALKASDMPPISSSEVRLKNKGYPLTENGSTLGDLILRFSVEVPVHINENLKRSLMELKNQIPQTEAQKAFEKFLRSQNA is encoded by the coding sequence ATGGCTCTCAAATATCATCCCGACCAAAATCAAAACGATAAACACGCGGAAGCCATGTTCAAAGACGTGAATGAGGCTTATGCGATCTTGTCAGATGCAGAAGCTCGTCGAGCTTACGACGATTCTTTAGAGGACACTAAGGCTCCCGTGGCCCCACCGGTAAAAACAAAGTCGAATGCCACCATAGGTAAAAATTTGATTTATCGTTTAAACCTTACTCTAGACGAAGGCTTTCGTGGCGGGAGCAAGGTGATTCAGTATGTGCGAACAACAAAAGGTCACCGCGAGACATCCACTTTGACCATCGATTATCCTCGAGGTGTCCGACAAGAACAAAAGCTGCGCGTGAGAGGCGCTGGGGAGTCTCTCTCCGCTCAGCAAAAACCTGGCGATCTTATTGTTACAATCCACTTGTTACCCCATGCTCATTTCCAACTGCATGGGACCGACATCATTTTAAATGTGCCCCTATCGCCTTTGGATCTTATTCTAAAAAATCTTGCCGTACCTACGCTTCAAGGCCCAGTCGCTCTCAAAGCGAGCGATATGCCTCCAATTTCGAGCTCGGAAGTACGACTCAAAAACAAAGGTTATCCGCTCACAGAGAACGGCTCGACCCTCGGCGATCTCATTTTGCGCTTTTCTGTTGAAGTTCCGGTCCATATCAATGAAAATTTAAAACGCTCGCTCATGGAGCTCAAAAACCAAATTCCCCAAACAGAAGCTCAAAAGGCTTTCGAAAAATTTTTGAGGTCGCAAAATGCATAG